From a region of the Enterobacter cancerogenus genome:
- the mgtA gene encoding magnesium-translocating P-type ATPase produces MLKNITRQLLAQLSRHLPRRLTERDPLPNAKHLAGAAIPASLTERCLNVAAMDENEVWRAFGGHPEGLNALEVEKIRAVHGDNQIPAQKPSPWWVHLWHCYRNPFNLLLTVLGIISYATEDLFAAGVIALMVGISTLLNFIQEARSTKAADALKAMVSNTATVSRVINDLGENAWVELPIDQLVPGDLVKLAAGDMIPADLRIIQARDLFVAQASLTGESLPVEKVARTREPQQVNPLECDTLCFMGTTVVSGTAQAIVTATGGSTWFGQLAGRVTEQESEPNAFQKGIGRVSMLLIRFMMVMTPIVLLINGYTKGDWWEAALFALSVAVGLTPEMLPMIVTSTLARGAVKLSKQKVIVKHLDAIQNFGAMDILCTDKTGTLTQDKIVLENHTDIAGKTSDRVLHSAWLNSHYQTGLKNLLDVAVLEGVDEESARTLSGRWQKVDEIPFDFERRRMSVVVSEQEDVHQLICKGALQEILNVSTQVRHNGEIVPLDDTMLRRIKRVTDNLNRQGLRVVAVASKFLPAREGDYQRIDESDLILEGYIAFLDPPKETTAPALKALKASGITVKILTGDSELVAAKVCHEVGLDAGDVVVGSDIEPLSDDELAALAQRTTLFARLTPMHKERIVTLLRREGHVVGFMGDGINDAPALRAADIGISVDGAVDIAREAADIILLEKSLMVLEEGVIEGRRTFANMLKYIKMTASSNFGNVFSVLVASAFLPFLPMLPLHLLIQNLMYDVSQVAIPFDNVDDEQIQKPQRWNPSDLGRFMLFFGPISSIFDILTFCLMWFVFHANTPEHQTLFQSGWFVVGLLSQTLVVHMIRTRRIPFIQSRAAWPLIVMTGIVMALGIALPFSPLASYLQLQALPLSYFPWLVAILAGYMVLTQMVKGFYARRYGWQ; encoded by the coding sequence ATGCTTAAAAATATTACTCGCCAGCTGCTTGCCCAGCTGAGCCGTCATCTGCCACGTCGCCTGACCGAGCGCGACCCGCTGCCGAACGCCAAACATCTGGCCGGTGCGGCGATCCCGGCATCCCTGACCGAACGCTGCCTGAATGTGGCGGCAATGGATGAAAATGAAGTCTGGCGCGCCTTTGGCGGACATCCGGAAGGGCTGAACGCGCTTGAAGTGGAAAAAATCCGCGCCGTGCACGGCGACAACCAGATTCCGGCGCAAAAGCCGTCTCCGTGGTGGGTGCACCTGTGGCACTGCTACCGTAACCCGTTCAACCTGCTGCTGACCGTGCTGGGCATTATCTCCTACGCGACCGAAGATCTGTTTGCCGCCGGGGTGATTGCGCTGATGGTGGGCATCTCCACGCTGCTCAATTTCATTCAGGAAGCCCGCTCCACCAAAGCGGCGGACGCCCTGAAAGCGATGGTCAGCAACACGGCGACCGTCTCCCGCGTGATTAACGATCTGGGGGAAAACGCCTGGGTTGAGCTGCCTATCGACCAGCTGGTGCCGGGCGATCTGGTGAAGCTCGCCGCCGGGGATATGATCCCCGCGGATTTACGCATCATTCAGGCTCGCGATCTGTTTGTGGCGCAGGCCTCGCTGACCGGTGAATCCCTGCCGGTTGAGAAAGTGGCGCGCACTCGTGAGCCGCAGCAGGTGAATCCGCTGGAGTGCGATACCCTGTGCTTTATGGGCACCACGGTGGTGAGCGGCACGGCGCAGGCGATTGTCACCGCGACCGGGGGCAGCACCTGGTTCGGGCAGCTGGCCGGGCGCGTCACCGAGCAGGAGAGCGAGCCGAATGCGTTCCAGAAGGGCATTGGCCGCGTCAGCATGCTGCTGATCCGCTTTATGATGGTGATGACGCCAATTGTGCTGCTGATCAACGGCTACACCAAGGGCGACTGGTGGGAAGCGGCGCTGTTCGCGCTCTCCGTGGCCGTCGGCCTGACGCCGGAAATGCTGCCGATGATTGTGACCTCCACCCTGGCACGCGGGGCAGTCAAACTCTCTAAGCAAAAAGTTATCGTTAAGCACCTCGACGCCATTCAAAACTTCGGCGCGATGGACATTCTCTGCACCGATAAAACCGGCACGCTGACCCAGGACAAAATCGTGCTGGAGAACCACACCGATATCGCCGGTAAAACCAGCGATCGCGTGCTGCACAGCGCCTGGCTCAACAGCCATTACCAGACCGGGCTGAAAAACCTGCTCGACGTCGCCGTGCTGGAAGGCGTAGACGAAGAGTCTGCCCGCACGCTCTCTGGCCGCTGGCAAAAGGTGGATGAGATCCCGTTCGACTTCGAGCGCCGCCGCATGTCGGTTGTGGTGAGCGAGCAAGAGGATGTGCATCAGCTGATTTGCAAAGGGGCGCTGCAGGAGATCCTCAACGTTTCAACCCAGGTGCGCCATAACGGCGAGATTGTGCCGCTGGACGACACCATGCTGCGCCGCATCAAACGCGTCACCGACAACCTGAACCGACAGGGACTGCGCGTGGTGGCGGTAGCCAGCAAGTTCCTGCCCGCGCGGGAAGGGGACTATCAGCGTATCGATGAATCCGATTTGATCCTCGAAGGTTACATCGCATTCCTCGATCCGCCGAAAGAGACCACCGCGCCGGCGCTGAAGGCGCTGAAGGCCAGCGGTATTACCGTGAAAATCCTGACCGGCGACAGCGAGCTGGTGGCGGCGAAAGTGTGCCACGAAGTGGGGCTGGACGCGGGCGATGTGGTGGTGGGCAGCGACATTGAGCCCCTGTCCGACGATGAGCTGGCGGCCCTTGCCCAGCGCACCACGCTGTTTGCCCGCCTGACGCCGATGCACAAAGAGCGCATAGTCACTCTGCTACGCCGTGAAGGCCACGTGGTCGGCTTTATGGGCGACGGCATTAACGATGCCCCTGCACTGCGCGCGGCGGACATTGGTATTTCCGTCGACGGCGCGGTGGATATTGCCCGTGAAGCGGCGGATATCATCCTGCTGGAAAAGAGCCTGATGGTGCTGGAGGAGGGCGTGATCGAAGGGCGTCGGACCTTTGCCAACATGCTTAAGTACATCAAGATGACCGCCAGCTCCAACTTTGGTAACGTCTTCAGCGTGCTGGTAGCGAGCGCGTTCCTGCCGTTCTTGCCAATGCTGCCGCTGCACCTGCTGATCCAGAACCTGATGTACGATGTCTCTCAGGTGGCGATCCCGTTTGATAACGTTGATGATGAGCAGATCCAGAAGCCGCAGCGCTGGAATCCGTCCGATCTTGGCCGCTTTATGCTGTTCTTCGGCCCGATCAGCTCGATCTTCGACATCCTGACCTTCTGCCTGATGTGGTTTGTGTTCCACGCTAACACGCCTGAACACCAGACGCTGTTCCAGTCCGGCTGGTTCGTGGTGGGGTTGCTGTCGCAAACGCTGGTGGTGCATATGATCCGCACGCGCCGCATTCCGTTCATCCAGAGCCGTGCCGCATGGCCGCTGATCGTCATGACCGGCATCGTGATGGCGCTCGGTATCGCGCTGCCGTTCTCGCCGCTGGCGAGCTACCTGCAGCTGCAGGCGCTGCCGCTGAGCTACTTCCCATGGCTGGTGGCGATCCTCGCGGGTTACATGGTGCTGACGCAGATGGTGAAAGGGTTCTATGCGCGCCGGTATGGGTGGCAGTGA
- a CDS encoding oligogalacturonate-specific porin KdgM family protein, translating to MKQTIIKASCISALLISTQGWCGNTAVDLRFGHNTRSDVNDSRIKVMHQADNGFYFSVEAAQNHNDTFFGDTDRYNADDKGLTEAAQEIETRWRFDLGNGFAVAPGMVTVFTASNTHYRPFIQGWKAFDNGLNLSTRYRYNTVNDAHSDKQLDGSGYTRRESHQFDIWFAYNIGKFGMSYNPRFRWQDNVDQGTGDDTYWEHTVAFNYKLDDGWTPYVELVSLDKTYIDDDGNHKNDYAVRLGIVKQL from the coding sequence ATGAAACAGACAATTATTAAAGCAAGTTGTATTAGCGCATTATTGATCAGCACTCAGGGATGGTGCGGAAATACCGCCGTCGATCTGCGTTTCGGTCATAATACGCGCTCTGACGTTAACGACTCCCGTATTAAGGTTATGCATCAGGCGGATAACGGTTTTTACTTTTCCGTTGAGGCTGCACAAAATCATAACGATACCTTTTTTGGCGATACCGATCGATATAACGCCGACGATAAAGGCTTAACCGAAGCCGCGCAGGAAATTGAGACACGCTGGCGCTTCGATCTCGGCAATGGTTTCGCCGTTGCGCCCGGTATGGTGACCGTTTTCACCGCCAGCAACACGCACTACCGTCCCTTTATTCAGGGATGGAAAGCCTTCGACAATGGCCTCAATCTCTCCACACGCTATCGCTACAACACCGTAAACGACGCGCACAGCGATAAACAGCTGGACGGCAGCGGCTATACCCGCCGTGAATCCCATCAGTTCGATATCTGGTTTGCCTATAACATCGGTAAATTCGGTATGTCCTATAACCCGCGTTTCCGCTGGCAGGATAATGTCGATCAGGGGACCGGGGATGATACCTACTGGGAGCATACCGTGGCGTTTAACTATAAACTCGACGACGGCTGGACGCCGTATGTCGAACTGGTCTCGCTGGATAAAACCTACATCGATGACGACGGCAATCATAAAAATGATTACGCCGTTCGCCTGGGCATTGTTAAACAGCTTTAA
- the treB gene encoding PTS trehalose transporter subunit IIBC: protein MSKVRQADIDQLIVLVGGRENIATVSHCITRLRFVLNDPAKANPKAIEELSMVKGCFTNAGQFQVVIGTEVGDYYQALLATTGHSSADKEQAKKAARQNMKWHEQLISHFAEIFFPLLPALISGGLILGFRNVIGDVPMSDGKTLAQMYPALQSIYDFLWLIGEAIFFYLPVGICWSAVRKMGGTPILGIVLGVTLVSPQLMNAYLLGQQVPEVWNFGLFTIAKVGYQAQVIPALLAGLTLGFIETRIKRMVPDYLYLVVVPVSSLIIAVFLAHAFIGPFGRLIGDGVAFAVRHLMTGSFAPIGAALFGFLYAPLVITGVHQTTLAIDMQMIQSLGGTPVWPIIALSNIAQASAVTGIIIVSRKHNEREISVPAAISAYLGVTEPAMYGINLKYRFPMLCAMIGSGLAGLLCGLNGVIANGIGVGGLPGILSIQPAFWQVFALAMAIAIIVPMALTTVIYQRKFRQGTLQIV from the coding sequence ATGAGTAAAGTCAGACAAGCAGATATCGACCAGCTGATCGTCCTGGTCGGCGGACGCGAGAACATTGCGACCGTCAGCCACTGTATTACCCGCCTGCGCTTCGTGCTGAACGATCCGGCCAAAGCCAACCCTAAAGCCATTGAAGAGCTGTCGATGGTCAAAGGCTGCTTTACCAACGCCGGTCAGTTCCAGGTCGTTATTGGTACCGAAGTGGGCGATTACTATCAGGCTCTGCTGGCGACAACCGGGCATTCCTCCGCCGATAAAGAGCAGGCGAAGAAAGCCGCGCGCCAGAATATGAAGTGGCACGAACAGCTTATCTCCCATTTCGCAGAGATTTTCTTCCCGCTGCTGCCGGCGCTGATCAGCGGGGGCTTAATCTTAGGGTTCCGCAACGTCATCGGGGACGTGCCGATGAGCGACGGCAAAACGCTGGCGCAGATGTACCCGGCCCTGCAAAGCATCTATGATTTCCTGTGGCTGATTGGCGAAGCGATCTTCTTCTATCTGCCGGTGGGGATCTGCTGGTCCGCGGTGCGCAAGATGGGCGGTACGCCGATTCTCGGCATCGTACTGGGCGTCACGCTGGTCTCTCCACAGTTAATGAACGCTTACTTACTTGGTCAGCAGGTGCCGGAGGTATGGAACTTCGGCCTGTTTACCATCGCGAAAGTCGGTTATCAGGCGCAGGTGATTCCCGCCCTGCTCGCAGGCCTGACGCTGGGCTTTATCGAGACGCGCATCAAGCGCATGGTGCCGGATTATCTCTATCTGGTGGTAGTGCCGGTCAGCTCGTTGATTATTGCGGTGTTCCTCGCGCATGCCTTTATCGGTCCGTTTGGCCGCCTGATTGGCGACGGTGTGGCCTTCGCGGTGCGTCACCTGATGACCGGCAGCTTCGCGCCGATTGGTGCCGCGCTGTTTGGCTTCCTGTATGCCCCGCTGGTGATCACCGGCGTGCATCAGACCACGCTGGCGATTGATATGCAGATGATCCAAAGCCTTGGCGGCACGCCGGTCTGGCCAATCATTGCGCTCTCTAACATCGCACAGGCTTCTGCGGTCACCGGCATTATCATCGTCAGCCGCAAGCATAACGAACGTGAAATCTCCGTTCCGGCGGCGATCTCCGCCTACCTCGGCGTGACCGAACCGGCAATGTACGGCATCAACCTGAAGTACCGCTTCCCGATGCTCTGCGCAATGATCGGCTCCGGCCTGGCGGGCCTGCTGTGTGGCCTGAACGGCGTGATAGCGAACGGGATCGGCGTCGGCGGCCTGCCGGGCATCCTCTCCATTCAGCCCGCGTTCTGGCAGGTGTTTGCCCTGGCAATGGCCATCGCAATTATCGTCCCGATGGCGCTCACCACCGTGATATACCAGCGTAAATTCCGTCAGGGCACGCTCCAGATCGTCTAA
- a CDS encoding beta-N-acetylhexosaminidase: MLRYSLLTAGLMLGASAFAAPAGDLPLMPWPAKVERPTTQGALVLTDNLSVSVSGDDLGEAVNRLRQRIALQTGWTLQPQAGKPEKPTIRIAIAKKVKPQPLPDSDESYRLVVDASGVTISANTRFGALRGMETLLQLVQNGAENTSLPWVTIEDSPRFPWRGLLLDSARHFIPLPDIKRQIDGMAAAKLNVLHWHLTDDQGWRFTSTRYPKLTQLASDGLFYTPEQMREIVRYATERGIRVVPEIDMPGHASAIAVAYPELMSAPGPYQMERHWGVLKPVLDPTKEATYTFADAMVSELAAIFPDPYLHIGGDEVDDTQWKENAAIQTFMRDNKLADSHALQAHFNRRLETILEKHHRQMVGWDEIFHPDLPKSILIQSWQGQDALGQVAQKGYKGILSTGFYLDQPQSTAYHYRNEIIPQGLNGVDVIADDDSAQSWSFSMPRLKGKPVEGSFTLVKGNAGWRGFIDFAGKSRRAVQDIQWRDDNQVTFTVDTWMGETRPVVSVNNDTLGGYFLVGNARYPIVGKRLDEIPKGVAPVVPSPGNQANLLGGEAALWAENVVAPVLDIRLWPRAFAVAERLWSAQDVNDVDNMYTRLQAMDSWTTVSVGLQQHTQQQVQFTRLANSADTLPLQILAQAIEPAQYYTRQHLKFQAGNYHQFEPLNRLADALNAESLTVRQMNKWVDRLVSDAEDTESADALRRVFNRWQNNTSDALALSENSYQLKAIKPVIQEVDKLASIGLRLTDLVARQGTLDDKEIASIQNELDNAAKIQDEVVIAAVYPLETLLRATRNQ; the protein is encoded by the coding sequence ATGTTACGGTACAGTCTCTTAACCGCCGGGCTTATGCTCGGCGCTTCCGCATTTGCCGCACCGGCAGGCGATCTCCCGTTGATGCCCTGGCCTGCAAAGGTCGAACGCCCCACCACGCAGGGGGCGCTGGTACTCACCGATAACCTCTCCGTCAGCGTCAGCGGCGACGATCTTGGTGAGGCGGTCAACCGTCTGCGCCAGCGTATTGCCCTGCAAACCGGCTGGACGCTCCAGCCGCAGGCCGGGAAACCTGAAAAACCCACCATCCGCATTGCGATAGCCAAAAAGGTCAAACCGCAGCCGCTGCCCGACAGCGATGAAAGCTACAGGCTCGTTGTGGATGCCAGCGGCGTGACGATCTCGGCCAACACGCGTTTTGGCGCACTGCGCGGGATGGAAACGCTGCTCCAGCTTGTTCAAAACGGCGCGGAAAACACCTCGCTGCCGTGGGTGACGATAGAGGATTCCCCCCGCTTCCCGTGGCGCGGCCTGCTGCTGGATTCGGCGCGGCATTTCATTCCCCTGCCGGATATCAAACGTCAAATTGACGGTATGGCGGCGGCAAAGCTCAACGTGCTGCACTGGCATTTGACCGACGATCAGGGCTGGCGCTTCACCTCGACGCGCTACCCTAAACTGACCCAGCTTGCCAGCGACGGGCTGTTTTATACCCCTGAGCAGATGCGCGAGATCGTGCGTTACGCCACCGAACGCGGCATCCGCGTGGTGCCGGAAATCGACATGCCGGGCCACGCTTCGGCAATTGCCGTGGCCTATCCTGAGCTGATGAGTGCCCCGGGGCCGTATCAGATGGAACGCCACTGGGGCGTGCTGAAGCCGGTTCTCGATCCGACAAAAGAGGCGACCTATACCTTTGCCGACGCGATGGTCAGCGAACTGGCAGCGATCTTCCCCGACCCGTATCTGCATATCGGCGGTGACGAGGTGGACGACACCCAATGGAAAGAAAACGCCGCCATTCAGACATTTATGCGCGATAACAAACTGGCGGACAGCCACGCGCTGCAGGCACACTTCAACCGTCGGCTGGAGACGATCCTCGAAAAACATCATCGGCAGATGGTTGGCTGGGACGAGATCTTCCATCCCGATCTGCCGAAAAGCATTCTGATCCAGTCCTGGCAGGGACAGGACGCGCTGGGGCAGGTGGCGCAGAAGGGCTATAAAGGGATCCTTTCGACGGGCTTCTACCTCGACCAGCCGCAGTCCACCGCCTACCACTATCGCAACGAAATTATCCCCCAGGGGCTGAACGGGGTGGATGTTATTGCCGATGACGACAGCGCGCAGAGCTGGTCCTTCTCCATGCCGCGCCTGAAAGGCAAGCCGGTAGAGGGGAGCTTTACGCTGGTGAAAGGCAATGCGGGCTGGCGCGGGTTCATTGATTTTGCCGGCAAATCTCGCCGTGCGGTGCAGGATATCCAGTGGCGCGACGACAATCAGGTGACCTTCACCGTGGACACCTGGATGGGGGAAACGCGACCGGTGGTTTCTGTTAATAACGACACCCTCGGCGGCTATTTCCTGGTGGGTAACGCCCGATATCCGATCGTCGGCAAACGGCTGGATGAGATACCGAAAGGCGTCGCCCCGGTCGTTCCGTCGCCCGGCAACCAGGCCAACCTGCTCGGCGGTGAAGCCGCGCTGTGGGCGGAAAACGTGGTCGCCCCGGTGCTGGACATTCGCCTGTGGCCGCGCGCCTTTGCCGTGGCGGAGCGGCTGTGGTCGGCGCAGGATGTCAACGACGTCGATAACATGTACACCCGCCTGCAGGCGATGGACAGCTGGACGACGGTGTCGGTGGGCCTCCAGCAGCACACCCAGCAGCAGGTGCAGTTTACCCGTCTGGCAAACAGCGCCGATACCTTACCGCTGCAGATCCTCGCCCAGGCGATTGAACCGGCGCAGTATTACACCCGCCAGCACCTTAAGTTCCAGGCCGGAAATTATCATCAGTTTGAGCCGCTTAACCGCCTGGCGGATGCCCTGAATGCAGAAAGCCTGACCGTGCGTCAGATGAATAAATGGGTCGACAGGCTGGTCAGCGACGCCGAAGACACGGAAAGCGCCGACGCGCTGCGCCGCGTCTTCAACCGCTGGCAGAACAACACCAGCGATGCGCTGGCCTTAAGCGAGAACAGTTACCAGCTGAAGGCCATCAAGCCGGTGATTCAGGAGGTGGATAAACTGGCGTCGATAGGTCTGCGGCTGACCGATCTGGTGGCGCGTCAGGGGACGCTGGACGATAAAGAGATTGCCTCGATTCAGAACGAACTGGATAACGCGGCGAAGATTCAGGATGAGGTGGTGATTGCGGCGGTTTATCCGCTGGAGACGCTGCTGCGCGCCACGCGGAATCAGTAA
- the treC gene encoding alpha,alpha-phosphotrehalase, with the protein MNTLPHWWQNGVIYQIYPKSFQDTTGRGTGDLRGVTQRLDYLKTLGIDAIWLTPFYISPQVDNGYDVANYTAIDPAYGTLDDFDELVAEAHQRGIRIVLDMVLNHTSTQHAWFRESLNKASPYRQFYIWRDGTPDQLPNNWRSKFGGNAWRWHAESEQYYLHLFAPEQADLNWENPDVRAELKSVCEFWADRGVDGLRLDVINLISKDQNFPNDDVGDGRRFYTDGPRIHEYLQELSRDVFTPRNLMTVGEMSSTSLENCQQYASLDGRELSMTFNFHHLKVDYPGGEKWTKAKPNFVALKTLFSHWQQGMHNKAWNALFWCNHDQPRIVSRFGDEGEYRVVAAKMLGMVLHGMQGTPYIYQGEEIGMTNPHFTRITDYRDVESLNMFAELRATGRDPDELLAILASKSRDNGRTPMQWDASHNAGFTAGEPWISVCDNYETVNARAALGDPDSVFYTYQALIRLRKTLPVLTWGDYEDLLPDHPYLWCYRRQWQGQTLIVAANLSPAPQEWRPDALHGEWNVVMSNYAGPDAAVLRPFEAVWWLQA; encoded by the coding sequence ATGAATACCCTTCCTCACTGGTGGCAGAACGGCGTCATCTATCAGATCTACCCGAAGAGCTTCCAGGACACGACCGGGCGCGGCACCGGCGATTTACGCGGCGTAACGCAGCGTCTTGATTACCTCAAAACGCTCGGGATCGACGCCATCTGGCTGACGCCGTTTTACATCTCTCCGCAGGTGGATAACGGTTACGATGTGGCGAATTACACCGCCATCGATCCGGCCTACGGTACGCTGGACGATTTTGATGAGTTGGTCGCCGAGGCGCACCAGCGCGGCATTCGCATTGTTCTGGATATGGTGCTGAACCACACCTCAACGCAGCACGCCTGGTTCCGCGAATCGCTGAATAAAGCCAGCCCGTATCGTCAGTTCTACATCTGGCGCGACGGCACGCCGGACCAGTTGCCTAACAACTGGCGTTCGAAATTCGGCGGCAACGCCTGGCGCTGGCATGCCGAAAGCGAGCAGTATTATCTGCACCTTTTCGCCCCGGAGCAGGCGGACCTCAACTGGGAGAATCCTGACGTGCGCGCCGAGCTAAAAAGCGTGTGCGAATTCTGGGCCGATCGCGGCGTGGACGGTCTGCGTCTCGACGTGATCAACCTGATTTCAAAAGACCAGAATTTCCCGAACGACGACGTGGGCGATGGCCGCCGCTTCTATACCGACGGGCCGCGCATTCACGAGTATCTGCAGGAGCTGAGCCGCGACGTCTTTACGCCGCGCAACCTGATGACCGTAGGCGAAATGTCATCCACCTCGCTGGAGAACTGCCAGCAGTACGCATCGCTCGATGGCCGCGAGCTGTCGATGACCTTTAATTTCCATCACCTCAAGGTCGATTATCCCGGCGGCGAAAAGTGGACGAAGGCAAAACCAAACTTCGTGGCGCTGAAAACCCTGTTCAGCCACTGGCAGCAGGGGATGCATAACAAAGCCTGGAACGCGCTGTTCTGGTGTAACCACGATCAGCCGCGCATTGTGTCGCGCTTTGGTGACGAGGGGGAATACCGCGTCGTCGCCGCGAAGATGCTCGGCATGGTGTTGCACGGCATGCAGGGCACGCCTTATATCTATCAGGGCGAAGAGATTGGCATGACCAACCCGCACTTCACGCGCATCACCGACTATCGCGACGTGGAAAGTCTGAACATGTTCGCCGAACTGCGGGCAACCGGTCGCGATCCGGATGAACTGCTGGCGATCCTGGCGAGTAAATCCCGCGATAATGGCCGCACGCCAATGCAGTGGGATGCCTCGCACAACGCGGGCTTTACCGCAGGCGAACCCTGGATTAGCGTCTGCGATAACTACGAAACCGTGAACGCCCGCGCGGCGCTGGGTGACCCGGATTCGGTGTTTTATACCTATCAAGCCCTGATTCGTCTGCGTAAAACCCTGCCAGTGCTGACGTGGGGGGATTATGAGGATCTTCTGCCTGACCACCCTTATCTGTGGTGCTACCGCCGCCAGTGGCAGGGGCAAACTCTGATCGTGGCCGCAAACCTCAGCCCTGCGCCTCAGGAGTGGCGTCCCGATGCCCTGCATGGCGAGTGGAACGTGGTAATGAGCAACTATGCCGGTCCAGACGCGGCAGTGCTCCGGCCGTTTGAAGCCGTCTGGTGGCTGCAGGCGTAA
- a CDS encoding MurR/RpiR family transcriptional regulator: protein MNSFQGSERLIFEYIQFHAHSISNISAKEIARDTFTTTTSVNRVCKKMGYKSYTELRYRFLGDQSLASPAAPCGVANEEGIVTEVSGLLVHASHIYLYARGASLTSLNYLSRFLSLASLPHLILNDMHQLTRVSKGTLVLISKSGETQSLIEMARNALRKGLKIVAITRQGSSLAALATLCWPLTIDISAVSLYQREGQLELLSAVDRIGCRLLQHDAV, encoded by the coding sequence ATGAATTCTTTTCAGGGAAGTGAACGTTTAATATTTGAATACATCCAGTTCCATGCGCATTCTATTTCTAATATTTCCGCAAAAGAGATTGCCCGGGATACATTTACCACCACGACATCGGTTAACCGCGTCTGTAAAAAGATGGGGTATAAGAGCTATACCGAGCTTCGGTATCGTTTTCTGGGCGATCAATCGCTGGCCTCACCCGCCGCCCCCTGCGGGGTGGCAAATGAAGAGGGGATTGTGACGGAGGTCTCCGGGCTGCTGGTGCACGCCAGCCATATCTACCTGTACGCGCGGGGTGCCTCGCTTACCAGCCTCAACTACCTGTCGCGCTTTTTGTCGCTGGCGAGCCTGCCGCATCTGATCCTCAACGACATGCACCAGCTCACGCGCGTGTCGAAAGGGACGCTGGTGCTGATCAGTAAATCAGGCGAGACCCAGTCGCTTATCGAAATGGCGCGTAACGCGCTGCGAAAAGGGCTGAAGATTGTGGCGATCACCCGTCAGGGATCGTCGCTGGCTGCTTTGGCGACGCTGTGCTGGCCGTTAACAATTGATATCAGCGCGGTTTCGCTCTATCAGCGGGAAGGGCAGCTTGAGCTGCTAAGTGCCGTGGACCGCATCGGCTGCAGGCTTTTGCAGCACGATGCGGTATAA
- the treR gene encoding trehalose operon repressor TreR, translating to MQNRLTIKDIARLSGVGKSTVSRVLNNESGVSERTRERVEAVMNQHGFSPSRSARAMRGQSDKVVAIIVSRLDSLSENLAVQTMLPAFYEQGYDPIMMESKFSPQMVEEHLGMLQRRNIDGVVLFGFSGIQDEILKPWQRSLVLLARDASGFASVCYDDEGAIITLMQRLFEQGHRYISYLGVPHTDVTTGKRRHEAYLTFCKKHNLPAVASLPGLGMKQGYEQAASVLTPQTTALVCATDTLALGVSKYLHEQRITNLQVASVGSTPLMKFLHPEIITVDPGYAESGRQAAAQLIEQINGRAEPRQIVIPSHLA from the coding sequence ATGCAGAACCGCCTTACGATTAAAGACATTGCGCGTTTAAGCGGCGTGGGGAAATCCACCGTCTCGCGCGTGCTCAACAACGAAAGCGGTGTCAGCGAACGCACGCGTGAACGCGTCGAGGCGGTGATGAATCAGCACGGTTTTTCCCCTTCCCGCTCTGCGCGCGCCATGCGTGGTCAGAGCGATAAAGTCGTCGCCATTATCGTCTCGCGTCTGGATTCTCTCTCAGAAAACCTCGCCGTACAGACCATGCTTCCCGCCTTTTATGAGCAGGGTTACGATCCCATCATGATGGAAAGCAAGTTCTCGCCGCAGATGGTGGAAGAGCACCTGGGCATGCTCCAGCGCCGCAACATTGATGGCGTGGTGCTGTTTGGCTTTTCCGGGATTCAGGACGAGATACTTAAGCCGTGGCAGCGGTCGCTGGTGCTGCTGGCGCGTGATGCCAGCGGGTTCGCCTCCGTTTGTTACGATGACGAGGGGGCGATTATCACCCTGATGCAGCGCCTGTTCGAGCAGGGCCATCGCTATATAAGCTATCTGGGCGTCCCGCATACCGACGTGACCACCGGCAAGCGCCGCCACGAGGCATACCTGACGTTCTGTAAAAAACATAACCTCCCCGCCGTGGCGTCCCTGCCGGGCCTGGGCATGAAGCAAGGGTATGAGCAGGCCGCAAGCGTCCTGACGCCCCAAACCACCGCGCTGGTCTGCGCCACGGATACTCTGGCGCTTGGCGTAAGTAAGTATTTACATGAACAGCGTATTACCAATCTGCAGGTCGCAAGCGTGGGCAGCACGCCGCTGATGAAGTTCCTGCACCCGGAGATCATCACCGTCGACCCCGGCTACGCGGAGTCTGGCCGACAGGCAGCCGCGCAGTTGATAGAGCAGATTAATGGTCGCGCGGAGCCGCGCCAGATCGTTATTCCCTCACACCTAGCTTAA